The following coding sequences lie in one Arachis hypogaea cultivar Tifrunner chromosome 4, arahy.Tifrunner.gnm2.J5K5, whole genome shotgun sequence genomic window:
- the LOC112796452 gene encoding protein LATERAL BRANCHING OXIDOREDUCTASE 1 — translation MAPVHIISPINVGHIDDVIELSKTKPDTIPQRFVRDITERPTIATLTPNKAPIITTPTHNNHHMPIIDFSNLSKHNTHELFLHELLNLATACQNWGFFQVVNHGVDLNLMESIEKMSNEFFMLPLEEKQKYPMLPGTIQGYGQAFVFSEDQKLDWCNMLALAIEPQHARNPNLWPKKPEKFSETLEEYSREVRKLCENLVKYIAIGLGLKEEAFDSMFGEAVQAIRINYYPACSRPELVMGLSPHSDGSALTVLQQAKGSPVGLQILKDGIWIPVHTLPNALVINIGDTIEVLTNGKYKSVEHRAVANENKDRLSLVTFYAPSYEVELGPMPEFVDANHPCKFRRYNHGEYSKHYVTHRLQGKKALDFAKIQTSNAF, via the exons ATGGCTCCAGTGCATATTATTTCTCCCATCAACGTTGGACACATTGATGATGTCATAGAACTTAGTAAGACTAAGCCAGACACTATTCCCCAAAGGTTTGTGAGAGACATTACAGAAAGACCAACAATAGCTACGTTAACTCCTAATAAAGCTCCCATCATTACTACTCCAACACATAATAATCATCACATGCCTATCATTGATTTCTCCAATCTTAGTAAACATAACACACATGAACTCTTCCTTCATGAGCTTCTGAACCTTGCAACTGCTTGTCAGAACTGGGGATTTTTTCAG GTGGTCAATCATGGTGTTGACCTCAATCTGATGGAGAGCATAGAGAAGATGAGCAACGAGTTTTTTATGCTACCTTTGGAAGAGAAACAAAAATATCCAATGCTACCTGGAACAATCCAAGGGTATGGACAGGCTTTTGTTTTTTCAGAGGACCAAAAGTTGGATTGGTGCAATATGTTGGCTCTTGCAATTGAACCTCAACATGCTAGGAATCCAAATCTGTGGCCTAAGAAGCCAGAAAAGTTCAG TGAAACATTGGAAGAGTACTCAAGAGAAGTAAGGAAGCTATGTGAAAATCTGGTAAAGTACATAGCAATAGGACTAGGTTTGAAAGAAGAGGCGTTTGATTCAATGTTTGGGGAGGCAGTGCAAGCAATAAGGATAAACTACTACCCAGCATGTTCAAGACCTGAGCTTGTGATGGGTCTGAGCCCCCATTCAGATGGAAGTGCTCTCACTGTGCTTCAGCAAGCAAAGGGAAGCCCTGTGGGGCTTCAAATTCTCAAGGATGGTATTTGGATTCCTGTTCACACTcttccaaatgctcttgtcatcAACATTGGTGATACCATAGAA GTTCTGACAAATGGGAAATACAAGAGTGTGGAGCATAGAGCTGTGGCTAATGAGAATAAAGATAGACTCTCACTTGTGACATTTTATGCTCCTAGCTACGAAGTAGAACTTGGTCCAATGCCAGAATTTGTTGATGCAAACCACCCATGCAAGTTTAGAAGATACAATCATGGAGAATATAGTAAACATTACGTAACACATAGATTGCAAGGAAAAAAGGCCTTAGACTTTGCAAAGATCCAAACCAGCAATGCATTCTAG